The following coding sequences are from one Helicoverpa armigera isolate CAAS_96S chromosome 2, ASM3070526v1, whole genome shotgun sequence window:
- the LOC126055293 gene encoding prostaglandin reductase 1 has translation MVKARKYVVVKEFDGLPKREDFEIVEYELPPIKKGEILVKVEWVSVDPYMRVYRPFPVPYDQGGYQVGLVIESKASKYPVGTRVLSHKGWCDYAIIDTNKPYSDTDIFPDFYKIPDLSGFSNSLAIGAVGMPGASGYLGFLEVCQPKAGETVVVTGAAGAVGSIVGQIAKIKGCKVIGFAGSDEKVKWLEGIGFDKAINYKTADIKTALQEAAPNGVDCFFDNVGGEVSSIIIYQMNQGGRAVVVGSISTYNGDFSDMPKATMLQFAILSKQLKIQGFSIGDPEARKRQPDAHKQLLKWIKSGQLKAREHVTEGFENLYDAFVGMLKGENFGKAVVKL, from the coding sequence ATGGTGAAGGCACGCAAATACGTCGTCGTAAAAGAATTCGACGGTTTACCCAAACGTGAAGACTTCGAAATTGTTGAATACGAGTTACCACCGATCAAGAAAGGAGAAATACTAGTCAAAGTCGAGTGGGTGAGTGTGGACCCATACATGCGTGTGTACAGACCATTTCCAGTTCCATATGATCAAGGCGGTTACCAAGTTGGATTAGTAATAGAATCGAAGGCTTCTAAATACCCAGTTGGTACCCGAGTCCTCTCTCACAAAGGCTGGTGTGACTACGCTATCATCGATACAAATAAGCCTTACTCCGACACAGACATATTTCCTGATTTCTACAAAATACCTGACCTGAGTGGTTTTTCCAATTCTCTCGCAATCGGCGCAGTGGGCATGCCTGGTGCCTCGGGGTACTTAGGATTTCTAGAGGTTTGTCAACCCAAGGCTGGTGAAACAGTGGTTGTGACGGGGGCTGCTGGAGCGGTCGGCTCGATAGTCGGACAGATTGCCAAGATCAAGGGCTGCAAGGTCATCGGCTTCGCTGGCTCTGACGAGAAGGTGAAGTGGCTGGAAGGGATCGGCTTCGACAAGGCGATCAACTACAAGACTGCTGACATCAAGACGGCTCTGCAGGAAGCTGCTCCTAACGGTGTTGACTGCTTCTTTGACAATGTTGGTGGTGAAGTCAGTAGTATTATAATATATCAGATGAACCAAGGTGGCAGAGCTGTAGTGGTGGGAAGCATCAGTACTTATAATGGTGATTTTAGTGATATGCCAAAAGCCACTATGCTGCAATTTGCTATACTATCAAAACAGTTGAAAATTCAAGGTTTTTCCATTGGGGATCCCGAGGCTAGGAAACGTCAACCAGATGCACATAAACAACTTCTCAAGTGGATAAAAAGTGGACAGTTGAAGGCCAGGGAGCACGTAACTGAGGGTTTTGAGAACCTCTATGATGCTTTTGTTGGAATGTTAAAAGGTGAAAACTTTGGCAAGGCAGTTGTTAAGTTATAA
- the LOC135116681 gene encoding prostaglandin reductase 1-like — MVKARKYVVKKAFEGLPKREDFEIVEYELPPLKNGEILVKVEWVSVDPYMRAYSTQFSVPYDQFGYQVGLVEDSKDPKFPVGTKVVSHKGWCDYVIIDTNEVDPFCSVYKLPEMKGFSDSLGVGAVGMPGAAAYFGLMDICKPKAGETVVVTGAAGAVGSLVGQIAKIKGCKVIGFAGSEEKLKWLEEIGFDKAINYKGANLSAALKEAAPKGVDCYFDNVGGELSSIIINQMNDFGRVAVCGSSSSYNEDPSKTPKASILQPALVFKQLKIEGFLTWRWLYRQSDAHTELIKWIQSGELKPREHIYEGFENIYDAFLGILKGENVGKAVVKL; from the coding sequence ATGGTGAAGGCTCGTAAATACGTTGTCAAAAAAGCATTTGAGGGTTTACCCAAACGTGAAGACTTCGAAATTGTGGAATACGAGTTACCTCCCCTCAAAAATGGAGAGATTCTGGTCAAAGTTGAATGGGTGAGTGTAGACCCATACATGCGTGCCTACAGTACTCAATTTTCTGTTCCTTACGACCAGTTCGGCTATCAAGTTGGCTTGGTGGAAGATTCGAAGGATCCCAAATTCCCAGTTGGCACCAAAGTTGTCTCCCACAAAGGCTGGTGTGATTACGTTATCATCGATACCAATGAAGTCGATCCTTTCTGCTCCGTGTACAAACTGCCAGAAATGAAAGGTTTCTCGGATTCTTTGGGAGTGGGAGCAGTGGGTATGCCTGGTGCAGCGGCGTACTTCGGACTTATGGATATTTGCAAACCAAAAGCTGGTGAGACAGTGGTTGTGACGGGGGCTGCTGGGGCGGTCGGCTCACTAGTTGGACAGATTGCTAAGATCAAGGGCTGCAAGGTCATTGGCTTCGCTGGCTCTGAAGAGAAGCTGAAGTGGCTGGAAGAGATCGGCTTCGACAAAGCGATCAACTACAAGGGCGCCAACCTTTCGGCTGCTCTCAAGGAAGCTGCTCCTAAAGGTGTTGACTGTTACTTCGACAACGTGGGTGGTGAGCTCAGCAGTATTATCATAAATCAGATGAACGACTTTGGCAGGGTAGCAGTTTGTGGTAGTAGCAGTTCTTACAACGAGGATCCTTCTAAAACACCTAAGGCGTCTATTCTACAACCAGCTTTGGTATTCAAGCAATTGAAAATAGAAGGTTTCTTAACATGGCGATGGCTGTATCGTCAATCAGATGCACATACAGAACTTATCAAGTGGATACAGAGTGGAGAGTTGAAGCCCAGGGAACACATCTATGAAGGTTTCGAGAACATCTACGACGCGTTTCTTGGAATATTGAAGGGAGAAAATGTTGGTAAAGCTGTTGTTAAATTGTAA
- the LOC110375848 gene encoding prostaglandin reductase 1 encodes MVKARKYVVKKIFEGLPKLEDFEIVEYELPVLKNGEILVKVEWVSVDPYMRAYNIRYPVPYDQFGYQVGVVEESKDPRYPVGTRVVSHKGWCDYVIIDTSDPDPVAGELYKLPDLKGYSDSFGIGAVGMPGATAYFGFLELCQPKAGETVVVTGAAGAVGSLVGQIAKIKGCKVIGFAGSDDKVKWLEEIGFDKAINYKNADAAAALKEAAPNGIDCFFDNVGGELSSDIMYQMNEFGRVAICGCISAYNIDRSKLPKATIVQLAILGKQLKVEGFHLWRWKSKIPEAYEQMIKWIKSGELKPLEQISKGFENVFDAFVGMLNGENFGKAVVKL; translated from the coding sequence ATGGTGAAGGCACGTAAATATGTCGTCAAGAAAATCTTCGAAGGTTTACCCAAACTTGAAGacttcgaaattgtcgaatacGAGTTACCAGTTTTAAAAAATGGAGAGATTCTGGTTAAAGTTGAGTGGGTGAGTGTCGACCCATacatgcgtgcctacaatatacGATACCCGGTGCCATACGACCAGTTCGGCTATCAAGTCGGTGTAGTGGAAGAATCGAAGGATCCTAGATACCCCGTTGGCACTAGAGTCGTCTCTCACAAAGGTTGGTGTGACTACGTTATCATCGATACAAGTGACCCCGATCCAGTGGCTGGAGAACTGTACAAATTACCTGATTTGAAAGGTTACTCGGATTCTTTCGGAATTGGTGCAGTGGGTATGCCTGGTGCTACCGCATATTTTGGATTTCTAGAACTTTGTCAGCCTAAAGCTGGTGAGACAGTCGTTGTAACCGGCGCTGCTGGAGCGGTCGGCTCGCTGGTCGGACAGATTGCTAAGATCAAGGGCTGCAAGGTCATCGGCTTCGCTGGCTCTGACGATAAGGTGAAGTGGCTGGAAGAGATCGGCTTCGACAAGGCGATCAACTACAAGAATGCTGACGCTGCGGCTGCCCTGAAGGAAGCTGCTCCCAATGGCATTGACTGCTTCTTCGATAATGTTGGCGGTGAACTCAGCAGTGATATAATGTATCAGATGAACGAATTCGGCCGAGTAGCAATTTGTGGCTGCATTAGTGCTTATAATATAGATCGCAGTAAATTGCCCAAAGCTACTATTGTACAATTAGCTATATTGGGTAAACAACTGAAAGTGGAAGGTTTCCATTTGTGGCGATGGAAGAGTAAAATACCAGAAGCATATGAACAGATGATCAAGTGGATCAAAAGTGGAGAGCTGAAGCCGCTTGAGCAGATTAGTAAAGGTTTCGAAAACGTCTTTGACGCTTTTGTAGGAATGTTGAATGGTGAAAATTTTGGAAAAGCTGTTGTTAAATTAtaa
- the LOC110375828 gene encoding prostaglandin reductase 1, which translates to MVKARKYVVKKVFQGLPKREDFEIVEYELPALKNGEILVKVEWVSVDPYMRSYNSIVQEGSGITPYDQFGYQIGLVKESRDARYPVGTRVVSHKGWCDYAVIDTNVPDKITGPLYKLPDLSGLSNSFGIGAAGMPGATAYFGLLEVCQPKEGETVVVTGAAGAVGSVVGQIAKIKGYKVIGFAGSDEKVKWLEEIGFDKAINYKTADVAAALKEAAPGGVDCFFDNVGGDVSNEVIYQMNEFGRVAICGSISVYNLDRDKRPKGAMLQPVILGKQLKIEGFSLMRWLDQQSVAHEQLIKWIRSGKLIPREHVTEGFENIYDAFVGMLKGENVGKAVVKL; encoded by the coding sequence ATGGTGAAGGCACGCAAATACGTTGTCAAGAAAGTCTTCCAGGGCTTACCCAAACGAGAAGACTTCGAAATTGTAGAATACGAATTGCCAGCGCTCAAGAATGGAGAGATTCTGGTCAAAGTTGAGTGGGTGAGTGTGGACCCATACATGCGGTCATACAATTCAATAGTCCAGGAAGGGTCCGGGATCACTCCCTATGACCAGTTTGGTTATCAAATCGGATTAGTGAAAGAATCCAGGGACGCCAGATATCCAGTTGGCACAAGAGTAGTCTCTCACAAAGGCTGGTGTGACTACGCTGTTATAGATACTAATGTCCCCGATAAAATAACAGGACCACTGTATAAATTGCCTGACTTGAGCGGTTTATCGAACTCCTTTGGTATTGGTGCAGCTGGTATGCCTGGTGCTACTGCTTACTTCGGATTACTGGAAGTCTGTCAACCAAAAGAGGGTGAAACAGTGGTTGTGACGGGGGCTGCTGGAGCAGTCGGCTCGGTAGTCGGACAGATTGCTAAGATCAAGGGCTACAAGGTCATTGGCTTCGCTGGCTCTGACGAGAAGGTGAAGTGGCTGGAGGAGATTGGTTTCGACAAGGCGATCAATTACAAGACTGCAGATGTCGCCGCGGCTCTGAAAGAAGCCGCTCCCGGGGGTGTTGACTGCTTCTTCGATAATGTTGGTGGAGACGTCAGCAATGAAGTCATATATCAGATGAATGAATTTGGCAGGGTAGCTATCTGTGGAAGCATCAGTGTGTATAATTTGGATCGTGACAAAAGACCCAAGGGCGCGATGTTACAACCTGTTATATTGGGTAAACAACTGAAAATTGAAGGTTTTAGCTTAATGCGATGGTTGGACCAGCAATCGGTGGCACACGAGCAACTTATCAAGTGGATACGAAGTGGAAAGTTGATACCCAGGGAGCACGTCACGGAAGGTTTTGAAAACATCTACGACGCTTTTGTAGGAATGTTGAAAGGTGAAAATGTTGGTAAAGCTGTTGTTAAATTGTAA
- the LOC135118795 gene encoding prostaglandin reductase 1-like — protein MVKARKYVVKKVFQGLPKREDFEIVEYELPALKNGEILVKVEWVSVDPYMRSYNSIAQVGSEFTPYDQFGYQIGLVKESRDARYPVGTRVVSHKGWCDYAVIDTNVPDKITGPMYKLPDLTGLSNSFGIGAAGMPGATAYFGLLEVCHPKEGETVVVTGAAGAVGSVVGQIAKIKGYKVIGFAGSDEKVKWLEEIGFDKAINYKTADVAAALKEAAPGGVDCFFDNVGGDVSNDVIYQMNEFGRVAICGSISVYNLDRDKRPKGAMLQPVILGKQLRIEGFSLMRWLNQQSVAHEQLIKWIRSGKLIPREHVTEGFENIYDAFVGMLKGENVGKAVVKL, from the coding sequence ATGGTGAAGGCACGAAAATACGTTGTCAAGAAAGTGTTCCAGGGCTTACCCAAACGAGAAGACTTCGAAATTGTAGAATACGAATTGCCAGCGCTCAAGAATGGAGAGATTCTGGTCAAAGTTGAGTGGGTGAGTGTAGACCCATACATGCGGTCATACAATTCAATAGCCCAGGTAGGGTCCGAGTTCACTCCCTATGACCAGTTTGGTTATCAAATCGGATTAGTGAAAGAATCCAGGGATGCCAGATATCCAGTTGGCACAAGAGTAGTCTCTCACAAAGGCTGGTGTGACTACGCTGTTATAGACACTAATGTCCCCGATAAAATAACAGGACCAATGTATAAATTGCCTGACTTGACCGGTTTATCAAACTCCTTTGGTATTGGTGCAGCTGGTATGCCTGGTGCTACTGCTTACTTCGGATTACTGGAAGTCTGTCATCCTAAAGAGGGTGAAACAGTGGTTGTGACGGGCGCTGCTGGAGCAGTCGGCTCGGTAGTCGGACAGATTGCTAAGATCAAGGGCTACAAAGTCATCGGCTTCGCTGGCTCTGACGAGAAGGTGAAGTGGCTGGAAGAGATTGGTTTCGACAAGGCGATCAATTACAAGACTGCAGATGTCGCAGCGGCTCTGAAAGAAGCCGCTCCCGGGGGTGTTGACTGCTTCTTCGATAATGTTGGTGGAGACGTCAGCAATGACGTCATATATCAGATGAATGAATTTGGCAGAGTAGCTATCTGTGGAAGCATCAGTGTGTATAATTTGGATCGTGACAAAAGACCCAAGGGCGCGATGTTACAACCTGTTATATTGGGTAAACAACTGAGAATTGAAGGTTTTAGCTTAATGCGATGGTTGAACCAACAATCGGTTGCACACGAGCAACTTATCAAGTGGATACGAAGTGGAAAGTTGATACCCAGGGAGCACGTCACGGAAGGTTTTGAAAACATCTACGACGCTTTTGTAGGAATGTTGAAAGGTGAAAATGTTGGTAAAGCTGTTGTTAAATTGTAA
- the LOC135117746 gene encoding prostaglandin reductase 1-like: MVKARKYVVKKVFQGLPKREDFEIVEYELPALKNGEILVKVEWVSVDPFMRAYNSVAQVGSEFTPYDQFGFQIGLVEESRDSKYPVGTRVVSHKGWCDYVIIDPNVPDKLAGSVYKLPDLSGLSNSFGIGAAGMHGAVAYFGFLKICQPKEGETVVVTGAAGAVGSVVGQIAKIKGCKVIGIAGSDEKVKWLEEIGFDKAINYKTADVAAALKEAAPGGVDCFFDNVGGDVSNEVIYQMNEYGRVAICGSISVYNLDRDKRPQGALLQPVIVGKQLRIEGFNLGRWLDQLSIAHEQLIKWIRSGKLIPREHVTEGFENIYDAFVGMLKGENVGKAVVKL; this comes from the coding sequence ATGGTGAAGGCACGCAAATACGTTGTTAAGAAAGTCTTCCAGGGCTTACCCAAACGAGAAGACTTCGAAATTGTAGAATACGAATTGCCAGCGCTCAAGAATGGAGAGATTCTGGTCAAAGTTGAGTGGGTGAGTGTGGATCCATTCATGCGGGCATACAATTCAGTAGCCCAGGTAGGATCCGAGTTCACTCCCTATGACCAGTTTGGTTTTCAAATCGGATTAGTGGAAGAATCCAGGGATTCCAAATATCCAGTTGGCACAAGAGTAGTCTCTCACAAAGGCTGGTGTGACTACGTTATTATCGATCCTAATGTCCCCGATAAACTAGCAGGATCAGTGTATAAATTGCCTGACCTGAGCGGTTTATCGAACTCGTTTGGTATTGGTGCAGCTGGTATGCATGGTGCAGTAGCTTACTTCGGATTTCTGAAAATCTGTCAACCTAAAGAGGGTGAAACAGTGGTTGTGACGGGCGCTGCTGGAGCAGTCGGTTCGGTAGTAGGTCAGATTGCTAAGATCAAGGGCTGCAAGGTCATCGGCATCGCTGGCTCTGACGAGAAGGTGAAGTGGCTGGAGGAGATTGGTTTCGACAAGGCGATCAATTACAAGACTGCAGATGTCGCCGCGGCTCTGAAAGAAGCCGCTCCCGGGGGTGTTGACTGCTTCTTCGATAATGTTGGTGGAGACGTCAGCAATGAAGTCATATATCAGATGAATGAATATGGCAGAGTAGCTATCTGTGGAAGCATCAGTGTGTATAATTTGGATCGTGACAAAAGACCCCAGGGCGCGTTGCTGCAACCTGTTATAGTAGGTAAACAACTGAGAATTGAAGGTTTTAATTTAGGGCGATGGTTGGATCAGCTATCGATTGCACACGAACAACTTATCAAGTGGATACGAAGTGGAAAGTTGATACCCAGGGAGCACGTCACGGAAGGTTTTGAAAACATCTACGACGCTTTTGTAGGAATGTTGAAAGGTGAAAATGTTGGAAAAGCTGTTGTTAAATTGTAA
- the LOC110375859 gene encoding prostaglandin reductase 1, which yields MVKARKYVVKKHFEGLPKREDFEIVEYELPPLKNGEILVKVEWVSVDPYLRAYNSQNPVPYDQFGFQVGLVEDSKDPRFPVGTRVVSHKGWCDYVVIDTNDAKTDDEKVHKLPNLKGLSNSLGVGAVGMPGVTAYFGFLELCQPKTGETVVVTGAAGAVGSLVGQIAKIKGCKVIGLAGSDDKLKWLEEIGFDKAINYKTADIKTALKEAAPNGIDCYFDNVGGELSSEIIYQMNDFGRVAVCGSISAYNESDTPKATILQPVLVGKQLKIEGFLCWRWFNRHPEGYAQLAKWIHTGELHPREHITEGFENIYDAFVGMLKGENFGKAVVKL from the coding sequence ATGGTGAAGGCGAGGAAATACGTCGTCAAGAAGCACTTCGAGGGTTTACCCAAACGTGAAGACTTCGAAATTGTAGAATACGAGCTACCCCCACTTAAGAATGGAGAGATCCTTGTCAAAGTTGAATGGGTGAGCGTAGACCCTTACTTGCGCGCATACAATTCACAGAATCCAGTTCCATATGATCAGTTCGGTTTTCAAGTTGGATTGGTGGAAGATTCAAAAGACCCCAGATTCCCAGTTGGTACAAGAGTCGTCTCCCACAAAGGCTGGTGTGATTATGTTGTTATCGATACAAATGATGCGAAAACCGACGACGAAAAAGTGCACAAACTACCAAACTTGAAAGGTTTGTCCAATTCTCTGGGAGTTGGTGCAGTGGGTATGCCTGGTGTTACTGCGTATTTTGGATTTCTAGAACTTTGTCAGCCTAAAACTGGTGAGACAGTCGTTGTAACCGGCGCTGCTGGAGCGGTTGGCTCGCTGGTCGGACAGATTGCTAAGATCAAGGGCTGCAAAGTCATTGGTTTGGCTGGTTCTGATGACAAATTAAAGTGGCTGGAAGAGATCGGATTCGACAAGGCGATTAACTACAAGACTGCTGACATCAAGACAGCTCTCAAGGAAGCTGCACCCAATGGTATTGACTGTTATTTTGATAATGTTGGTGGTGAGCTCAGCAGTGAAATTATATACCAGATGAATGACTTCGGTCGCGTCGCTGTTTGTGGTAGCATAAGTGCTTACAATGAAAGTGATACACCTAAAGCGACCATCCTTCAACCTGTATTGGTAGGTAAACAATTGAAAATTGAGGGATTCCTATGTTGGCGGTGGTTCAACCGACACCCTGAAGGTTATGCACAGTTAGCCAAATGGATACATACAGGAGAGTTACATCCAAGAGAACACATCACGGAAGGATTCGAAAACATCTATGACGCTTTTGTAGGCATGCTGAAAGGCGAAAATTTTGGAAAGGCTGTTGTGAAgttataa